The following coding sequences are from one Bdellovibrionales bacterium window:
- the map gene encoding type I methionyl aminopeptidase, translating to MNVKTASDIRIMERTCQLAAQTLVHVSKFVKAGVTTNELDQIAYDYTLSHNARPAPLNYHGFPKSICTSVNYVICHGVPNNVPLKDGDIVNIDVTTFKDGFHGDCSATYFVGNVSHEARLIVEVAEKARDKGIEAITPFGTTGDIGYEINKYVTRKGFAVVHEIGGHGIGREFHEEPFVPSYGKKGRGDKLLPWGTITVEPMININDRPIKEFSIPGSTIKYYETSDKTLSAQFEHTVLITDKGYQILTLP from the coding sequence ATGAATGTGAAGACGGCCAGTGATATTCGGATTATGGAGCGGACGTGCCAGTTGGCGGCTCAAACTCTCGTGCATGTGTCTAAATTTGTGAAGGCGGGGGTTACGACCAACGAGCTCGATCAGATCGCTTATGATTATACGCTGTCTCACAATGCTCGGCCGGCGCCTTTAAATTATCACGGGTTTCCGAAATCCATCTGCACCTCCGTCAATTATGTGATCTGCCATGGGGTTCCCAACAACGTTCCTCTTAAAGACGGCGATATCGTGAATATTGATGTGACGACTTTTAAAGATGGGTTTCATGGAGATTGCTCGGCCACTTACTTTGTTGGGAATGTTTCCCATGAGGCCCGACTGATCGTGGAAGTGGCCGAAAAGGCCCGCGACAAGGGCATTGAGGCCATCACCCCCTTCGGAACGACCGGAGATATCGGTTACGAAATTAATAAGTATGTGACCCGTAAAGGCTTTGCCGTAGTCCATGAGATCGGTGGCCACGGGATTGGTCGGGAGTTTCACGAAGAGCCCTTTGTCCCTTCTTATGGTAAAAAAGGCCGCGGCGATAAGTTGCTCCCCTGGGGCACGATCACGGTGGAGCCGATGATCAATATTAATGACCGGCCGATTAAAGAGTTCTCCATTCCAGGATCGACCATTAAGTACTACGAAACGTCCGATAAGACCCTTTCCGCACAATTTGAGCACACGGTTTTAATCACCGACAAGGGCTACCAAATCCTCACATTGCCTTAA
- a CDS encoding BolA family transcriptional regulator, with product MKLQSRLEDKIQKQLNPSHWDIENESANHGARLGGESHFKVLIVSPNFEGKSRLQRQRDVHSLFAEELASGIHALSLRLLTPQEWQDSGAESFVSPNCQSKPVLPKVK from the coding sequence ATGAAACTGCAAAGCCGTCTCGAAGATAAAATTCAAAAGCAACTCAATCCATCCCACTGGGACATCGAGAATGAAAGCGCAAATCATGGAGCGCGTTTGGGTGGGGAAAGTCACTTTAAAGTGTTGATTGTATCTCCCAACTTTGAGGGGAAGTCGCGGCTGCAACGTCAGCGGGACGTCCACAGTTTGTTCGCTGAGGAACTGGCGAGTGGCATTCATGCTCTCTCACTGCGGTTACTCACGCCGCAAGAGTGGCAGGATTCGGGCGCAGAGAGCTTTGTGAGCCCCAACTGTCAGTCGAAGCCGGTACTCCCTAAAGTCAAATAA
- a CDS encoding sulfite exporter TauE/SafE family protein, with protein MHEFSYLPPEIFIYCFVLGLLIGLVTSTLGIGGGIFMVPLLPVIFKMTLHEAVATSLFTIFLVTLFNTFIFHRQKAVRWPVGLWLGVPASVVAFFIPTIAVRLPEVAIQSVLVVALFAMSVVTYHKRRALTQGALHDLDRRSKIRCVGLGSVVGALSGLSGLGGGLFFGPFLISQRLVLAQQLTPTINLTAMLTTVMGTVGYLIMGFRGTGYIHFPLAFALFIVASLSGVYFKKLQPMIPVQWKATIIAAVLLVMAANVLIKAQLH; from the coding sequence ATGCACGAGTTTAGTTACCTTCCTCCCGAAATCTTTATTTATTGTTTTGTCCTGGGCCTACTCATTGGCCTTGTGACGTCCACTCTTGGAATTGGCGGCGGAATTTTTATGGTTCCTCTGCTGCCGGTCATTTTTAAAATGACTCTTCACGAAGCCGTGGCCACAAGTCTTTTTACGATCTTTTTAGTCACCTTATTCAATACGTTTATATTCCATCGGCAAAAAGCGGTGAGGTGGCCTGTGGGATTGTGGCTAGGCGTCCCCGCATCGGTGGTGGCTTTTTTTATTCCTACGATCGCGGTACGGCTCCCGGAAGTCGCAATCCAGTCCGTGTTGGTGGTGGCCCTTTTCGCGATGTCGGTGGTGACGTATCACAAGCGACGCGCTCTGACTCAAGGGGCGCTTCACGATTTGGATCGTCGGAGTAAAATAAGGTGTGTGGGCTTAGGATCTGTCGTGGGGGCTTTGTCGGGACTTTCGGGACTGGGGGGCGGTTTGTTTTTCGGACCCTTTTTAATCTCTCAAAGGCTCGTTTTAGCCCAGCAGCTTACGCCTACGATCAATCTCACGGCGATGCTCACCACGGTGATGGGGACCGTGGGTTATCTCATCATGGGATTTCGAGGCACGGGTTATATTCACTTTCCGTTGGCTTTTGCGCTTTTCATTGTGGCCAGTCTCAGCGGAGTTTATTTTAAAAAATTACAACCCATGATTCCCGTGCAATGGAAGGCGACCATCATTGCCGCCGTTCTATTGGTGATGGCGGCCAATGTGTTGATCAAAGCTCAACTCCACTGA
- a CDS encoding SWIB/MDM2 domain-containing protein has translation MAKKKKAAKKAKTVKKAAKKTAAPKKAKTKRKPNASFMKPLTPSADLAAVVGTKAIPRTEVVKKLWAYIHKHDLQDKKNRRNINADAPLKKVFGGRGTVSMFEMTKYISKHLK, from the coding sequence ATGGCAAAGAAGAAAAAAGCTGCTAAAAAAGCTAAAACTGTAAAGAAAGCCGCGAAGAAAACTGCTGCTCCTAAAAAAGCAAAAACAAAAAGAAAGCCGAACGCGAGCTTCATGAAGCCGTTGACACCAAGTGCTGATCTTGCAGCTGTTGTTGGCACTAAAGCTATTCCTAGAACTGAAGTTGTTAAAAAACTTTGGGCTTACATCCACAAGCATGATCTTCAAGACAAGAAAAACAGAAGAAACATCAACGCTGATGCACCTCTTAAAAAAGTATTCGGTGGTCGTGGAACAGTTTCTATGTTCGAAATGACTAAATACATCAGCAAACACCTTAAGTAA
- the ahcY gene encoding adenosylhomocysteinase, giving the protein MENPKRFEELARWGREEIKIAETEMPGLMALREEYATQKPLQGARITGCLHMTIQTAVLIETLVDLGAEVRWSSCNIFSTQDHAAVAMAAAGIPVFAWKGETEEEYEWCVKQTIEGWKDGFDIILDDGGDLTVMMHRPEYAEMLKKIKGVSEETTTGVHNLEKMLKDGKLKIPAINVNDSVTKTKFDNLYGCRESLADGIKRATDVMLAGKTAVIAGFGDVGKGSAASLRNFGARVVVTEIDPICALQAAMEGYQVVKMEDVAAEADIFVTATGCADIITEKHFSQMKHGAIVCNIGHFDIEIDMAWLNANSKVREVKPQVDIHQLKNGNEIIVLAKGRLVNLGCGTGHPSFVMSASFTNQVLAQIDLFNESAKYQEIGVYRLPKELDEKVARLHLKKIGVQLTTLTDKQSSYLGIKKAGPFKPEHYRY; this is encoded by the coding sequence ATGGAAAATCCAAAGCGCTTTGAGGAGCTCGCTCGCTGGGGACGTGAAGAAATCAAAATCGCTGAAACCGAAATGCCAGGCCTTATGGCTCTTCGCGAAGAGTATGCGACGCAAAAGCCACTTCAAGGGGCTCGCATCACAGGTTGCCTTCATATGACAATTCAAACAGCTGTTCTTATCGAGACGCTTGTTGATCTCGGTGCGGAAGTTCGCTGGTCTTCTTGCAATATTTTCTCGACTCAGGATCATGCGGCGGTGGCCATGGCTGCGGCGGGAATCCCTGTATTTGCTTGGAAAGGTGAGACCGAAGAAGAGTACGAATGGTGTGTGAAGCAAACGATCGAAGGCTGGAAAGACGGCTTCGATATCATTCTCGATGATGGTGGCGATCTTACCGTCATGATGCACAGACCAGAGTACGCCGAAATGCTTAAAAAAATTAAGGGCGTTTCTGAAGAAACAACGACAGGGGTTCATAACCTCGAAAAAATGTTAAAAGACGGCAAACTTAAAATCCCTGCGATCAACGTTAACGATTCTGTGACGAAAACAAAATTTGATAACCTTTATGGCTGCCGCGAATCTCTTGCGGATGGCATTAAGCGCGCGACGGACGTCATGCTTGCGGGTAAAACGGCCGTGATCGCTGGCTTCGGAGATGTTGGTAAGGGTTCTGCAGCGTCGCTCAGAAACTTTGGAGCTCGCGTCGTCGTCACCGAAATCGATCCTATTTGCGCTCTTCAAGCCGCAATGGAAGGGTACCAAGTTGTAAAAATGGAAGACGTGGCTGCCGAAGCTGATATTTTTGTGACAGCTACAGGTTGTGCAGACATCATCACCGAAAAACACTTTAGCCAGATGAAGCACGGGGCGATCGTTTGTAACATTGGTCACTTCGATATCGAAATCGATATGGCTTGGTTAAACGCGAATTCTAAGGTCCGCGAAGTGAAGCCTCAGGTGGACATTCACCAGCTTAAGAACGGAAACGAAATTATCGTTCTTGCAAAAGGTCGCTTAGTGAATTTGGGCTGTGGAACGGGTCACCCTTCGTTCGTAATGAGTGCGTCCTTCACGAACCAAGTTTTAGCTCAGATCGATCTCTTTAACGAAAGTGCAAAGTACCAAGAGATTGGTGTTTATCGTTTACCTAAAGAACTCGACGAAAAAGTGGCGCGCCTCCACCTTAAGAAAATTGGTGTTCAGTTGACGACGTTAACAGATAAGCAGTCGAGCTATCTTGGCATCAAAAAAGCTGGACCATTTAAACCGGAGCACTACCGCTACTAA